One genomic segment of Paenibacillus durus includes these proteins:
- a CDS encoding ABC transporter permease yields MIGFFVMFATILYIVFSSFVSTMRSGMEDKIIQAVTGNLQIRPASATDADMVTMKHQANSKSFMDKAEANQIVSEIESETELAVRRVRFSTILTANGAKYPVTLVGLDQDFPEYKQAFKLTDGRYLDGSGEGEILLTTAQATKLGVKVGDSIEVYSMKLNPPAPDGKLKVVGIGDFEMLSMFGYSAAYTQLPSAQHFIGFENGEVSEIIVYDRANPKTDDTSLLQNKLHGLGLTASDVKVSAWKDMGGFIMGGVTLYKALFFGFMFILLFITAVLLMNLILMIAVERRQEIGTMRAIGFSRNNIILIFIAEILLICLFFNIAGFVIGSGIVAGLSHIAIHTMPPLTYVMGSEFFIQYNAVQVLPIIGIMLAIGLLSSLIPSFRISSLKPVEALQEG; encoded by the coding sequence ATGATCGGTTTTTTTGTTATGTTCGCGACCATCCTTTATATCGTATTCAGCTCTTTTGTCAGCACTATGCGGAGCGGGATGGAGGATAAGATCATCCAGGCGGTGACGGGCAACTTGCAGATCAGACCGGCTAGTGCTACTGATGCGGATATGGTAACGATGAAGCATCAGGCTAACAGCAAGAGCTTCATGGATAAAGCAGAAGCCAATCAGATCGTATCCGAAATTGAGAGCGAAACCGAGCTGGCGGTCCGGCGGGTCCGCTTCAGTACCATACTAACCGCCAATGGAGCGAAATATCCGGTCACACTGGTCGGACTGGACCAGGATTTCCCGGAGTATAAACAAGCCTTCAAATTAACGGACGGACGTTATCTTGATGGGAGCGGCGAAGGAGAAATACTGTTGACCACCGCCCAGGCAACCAAGCTTGGCGTTAAGGTAGGAGACAGTATCGAAGTCTATTCTATGAAGCTGAATCCTCCGGCGCCGGACGGAAAGCTAAAGGTTGTTGGAATAGGCGATTTTGAAATGCTCAGTATGTTTGGTTATTCGGCTGCTTACACCCAGCTCCCTAGTGCGCAGCATTTTATCGGCTTTGAGAACGGGGAAGTCTCTGAAATTATAGTGTATGACAGAGCAAACCCGAAGACGGACGACACGAGTCTGCTGCAAAATAAATTACACGGTCTCGGTTTGACGGCAAGCGATGTTAAGGTATCGGCATGGAAAGACATGGGAGGCTTTATTATGGGCGGGGTTACCCTGTATAAAGCATTGTTCTTTGGTTTTATGTTCATCCTGTTGTTCATTACCGCCGTCCTGTTAATGAATCTAATCCTGATGATCGCTGTGGAAAGACGTCAGGAGATCGGGACCATGAGGGCCATCGGCTTTAGCAGAAACAATATTATCCTGATCTTCATCGCTGAAATTTTGCTGATCTGCTTATTTTTTAATATCGCCGGATTTGTTATTGGCAGCGGCATTGTAGCCGGATTATCCCATATCGCGATTCATACGATGCCTCCTTTAACCTATGTCATGGGAAGTGAATTTTTTATCCAATATAATGCCGTACAGGTTCTTCCGATCATAGGCATCATGCTGGCAATTGGATTGCTATCGTCGCTTATCCCTTCATTCAGGATATCCTCACTCAAGCCTGTTGAAGCTTTACAAGAAGGATGA
- a CDS encoding ABC transporter permease — MVLIKIALRNIFAHKKRSAMIGAAIFISCLFILLSTSAMNGVQQQVLKGYMNIQSGHVAVEWEEQQKISGSDPGKFSENGKTYDLRKDAENKAALQRLDAYLQKHDDEIKAFYPTIHRNAYIMKGSSMDFVMLYGLTEASGHFFSDTKTVEPDSGTFDFKQENDLYLSEEKLADNNLKVGDTITIDYTSAEGQAKSANFHIAGTYANGAGYNNIYAYVPDSYLRKLLAVEPEYFDIGRLYLKNSANAGAFSSALDAELLRGNPVLRAEPYSLASEFYTNTSKIMKLFFNIFFIFFLCVIAAGVYTTIKMNIFERLKEFGSMRAIGYSRMQTYLIVFYELFFLSLLSLLVAFVLSAVLVLYFSKAGIYVGPGAVSFVLGGESFFPFMKVGDVVFSFAIIILFSLISTLYPGLQMCYQNITDLMLKRQKRVPVISRLFSSKG, encoded by the coding sequence ATGGTGCTGATAAAAATCGCTTTACGCAATATATTTGCCCACAAAAAAAGGTCAGCAATGATCGGTGCCGCTATCTTTATTTCCTGTTTATTTATCCTGCTTAGCACGTCTGCCATGAACGGAGTTCAGCAGCAGGTATTAAAGGGGTATATGAACATCCAGTCGGGACATGTGGCCGTGGAATGGGAAGAGCAACAAAAGATCAGCGGCAGCGACCCTGGTAAATTCTCCGAGAACGGCAAGACATATGATCTGCGAAAGGACGCTGAGAATAAGGCGGCTCTTCAGAGACTGGATGCTTACTTACAGAAGCATGATGATGAGATCAAGGCTTTTTATCCTACCATTCATCGTAATGCTTATATTATGAAAGGCAGCTCGATGGATTTTGTCATGCTGTATGGGCTTACGGAAGCGAGCGGACATTTCTTCAGTGATACGAAGACGGTGGAACCGGACAGCGGTACTTTCGATTTTAAGCAGGAAAATGATCTTTATCTCAGCGAAGAAAAGCTGGCAGATAACAATCTGAAGGTCGGAGATACCATTACGATCGATTACACCTCGGCGGAGGGTCAGGCCAAAAGCGCAAATTTCCATATAGCCGGAACCTACGCGAACGGAGCCGGTTACAATAATATTTATGCTTATGTGCCGGACAGCTATTTAAGAAAGCTATTGGCTGTAGAGCCGGAATACTTCGATATCGGCAGGCTGTATCTTAAGAACAGTGCTAACGCCGGAGCATTCTCATCCGCATTGGATGCCGAATTGTTGAGAGGAAACCCGGTGCTGCGAGCGGAGCCTTATTCACTGGCTTCGGAATTTTATACGAATACCTCCAAAATTATGAAGCTCTTCTTCAATATCTTCTTTATTTTCTTCCTGTGTGTGATAGCGGCAGGAGTGTATACCACAATCAAAATGAACATATTCGAACGGTTAAAGGAATTCGGAAGTATGAGAGCTATTGGATACAGCCGTATGCAAACTTATCTGATTGTGTTCTATGAATTGTTTTTTCTATCGCTGCTCTCCTTGCTTGTTGCATTCGTTCTGTCTGCCGTGCTTGTCCTTTATTTCTCCAAAGCCGGGATTTACGTAGGACCGGGGGCTGTAAGCTTCGTGCTTGGCGGAGAGAGCTTCTTCCCATTCATGAAGGTGGGTGATGTTGTCTTTTCCTTTGCTATTATCATCTTATTCTCGCTCATCTCGACCCTGTATCCCGGGCTGCAAATGTGTTATCAGAACATCACCGATTTGATGCTTAAACGCCAGAAACGGGTCCCCGTTATATCAAGATTGTTCAGCTCAAAGGGCTAG
- a CDS encoding beta-ketoacyl synthase N-terminal-like domain-containing protein, which yields MVFINNSREKEPGIAIIGMAARFPGAKNYGQLWDNLTTGERYIREIPADRWSYDQYYHPDKKQTGKSISKWGGMIEDIYDFDHLFFHMSPREAAAMDPQQRLLLQETWHCIEDAGVSLAELQSAVTSVYTGAMATDFPAQSPFAAGDDRYRTTGNYESFLANRISYFYNLKGMSLPVNAACSSSLTALHLAASSLQKRECDYAFVSAANLNLDPNKYVSFSKMGLLSPNGECRSFQENANGYVPADGVGVLLLRRLDAAIQDRNTIYGVIKGSAVTHGGTTRSILVPSAGAQQEAMLKAHQLSGFPPESVNYVEAHGTGTYAGDTTEIASLTNFYRKNTDKVRFCRIGSLKPIIGHTEAASGIAGIIKIMLMMKHKQLPALPQFNYPNQTIDIERSPFEFAASMKEWRPEPGYSHLRAGINSYSMGGVNSYVLLEEYIPMSSALKKNIEPKEQFHIFALSCRSMSALEELAGTWKTFADSEYFSGVALQDCCRMLLTTREHFSYRFGSVISSKEELKKSLAAFVNEQQKNADSRPRMLNIGELDRKNYSNFKSWLEENRLFKSILSDINHRKNGNGPLRGLRNILFQHSWDKNSELQAFIINYCCAAALLELGFTPDVVTGMGSGLWVALVISGAITLDHALQALSDSTQSRVPSFQTPRIPFYDHSTETIIHQFTDEAAGGGFNQEWIRQAVRQEFRSFDHQDMKVFSWGSSSSKEQAAYEPVYEFKRLLLDLWMDKVDIHWKLLYPQDTFHNVPQLPGYPFEQKTHRNETNTAPRTKTPVQPVHHQEQDQERPLEQLASVLAMQQRLVEMFSRIAGIEVSSAGTDMDIRAYGADSEMLGEFAREISQAVHVDIKSSLLFEYPVLSSLAQYLVKNRPAAEPSIQADEPKAYEKKAAVAARDVAIIGMSCRFPASGSAEEFWEHLIHNDDLITPVPQSRWDWTAYEGDPQGDENKTNSRWGGFLDDIQRFDAEFFHISRREAELMDPQQRVTLEEAWHAIEDAGYKASELSGRQIGVYIAVFNNDYNDLLGSGTDTRWDGYSSTGTYFSMIPNRISYLLNLHGPSVAIETACSGSLVAIHQAASAIINGDCEQALAGGVNLFCTPRRHLSFGNAGMLASDGKCKAFDAGADGYVRGEGAGVLLMKSLEQAIQDGDHIYGVVKGSAVNHGGYAVSLTAPNPQAQSNLLIQAYERAKIDPAQVTYIEAHGTGTSLGDPIELNALKKAFAQLRHAGDGSAVDAPIQPYCAVGTVKTNIGHLESGAGIAGVIKVLLSMKHGILPGNLHFNRLNPQIELQDSPFYILDRNKEWLRLKDEDQRELPRCAGVSSFGFGGVNAHIVLQEYLMQEDVAVHPPGEKLFCPLSATTAARLTAYAISLHQFLLKNPDLPLRNIAYTLQTGREDMEERIGFLADSTEGLKDALHGYIHGDAPINGMYAGSAGNTGTFAGRKLITGQSPVNPQDKKLEDVIQQWVNGAGVDWQRLYNGNKPAKVSLPGYPFGGEAYWLPEEHSDAVQTLSQSYASVATTGETRQTNDQAWLKHLLQQLKNGEISANDVKRRVEENYGESEYES from the coding sequence ATGGTTTTTATCAACAATAGTCGGGAAAAAGAACCTGGGATCGCAATCATCGGTATGGCAGCCCGCTTCCCAGGAGCGAAGAATTATGGACAGCTATGGGACAATTTAACAACGGGTGAACGTTATATTCGTGAAATCCCCGCGGATCGCTGGTCCTATGACCAGTACTATCATCCTGACAAAAAGCAGACGGGAAAAAGCATCAGCAAATGGGGCGGGATGATTGAGGATATCTACGACTTCGATCATCTTTTTTTTCACATGTCGCCAAGGGAAGCAGCCGCGATGGACCCGCAGCAGCGTCTTTTGCTTCAGGAAACCTGGCATTGCATAGAGGATGCCGGGGTTTCGCTGGCGGAGCTGCAAAGCGCGGTTACATCGGTTTATACAGGGGCGATGGCAACGGATTTCCCCGCACAGTCACCTTTTGCTGCAGGAGATGACAGATATAGAACTACGGGTAACTATGAGAGCTTCCTGGCCAACCGCATTTCATATTTTTATAACTTGAAGGGAATGAGCTTGCCGGTTAATGCCGCTTGCTCTTCCTCGTTGACCGCGCTGCATTTGGCGGCTTCTTCTTTGCAAAAAAGAGAATGCGATTATGCTTTCGTCAGCGCAGCTAATTTGAATCTGGACCCGAACAAGTACGTATCTTTTTCCAAAATGGGCTTGCTTAGCCCCAATGGAGAATGCAGATCCTTTCAGGAAAATGCCAACGGTTATGTTCCTGCGGATGGAGTGGGCGTACTCCTGTTGCGCCGTTTAGATGCGGCCATACAGGATAGAAATACGATCTATGGAGTGATAAAAGGCTCGGCAGTAACTCACGGGGGAACCACACGCTCTATTCTGGTGCCAAGCGCCGGAGCGCAGCAGGAGGCGATGTTAAAGGCGCACCAGCTGTCCGGTTTTCCGCCGGAGTCCGTCAATTACGTCGAAGCACATGGCACCGGCACCTATGCCGGAGATACAACAGAAATAGCTTCACTAACCAACTTTTACAGAAAAAATACGGATAAGGTCCGCTTTTGCCGGATCGGCTCCTTAAAACCAATTATCGGACATACTGAGGCTGCTTCGGGTATCGCGGGCATTATCAAAATCATGCTAATGATGAAACATAAGCAATTGCCCGCCTTGCCCCAATTTAACTATCCGAACCAGACCATTGATATAGAGAGAAGTCCTTTTGAATTTGCGGCTTCCATGAAGGAATGGAGACCGGAACCGGGATATTCACATTTGCGTGCAGGTATTAATTCATACAGCATGGGAGGGGTTAACTCCTATGTATTATTGGAGGAATATATTCCGATGTCATCTGCATTGAAGAAGAATATCGAACCGAAAGAGCAGTTTCATATTTTTGCTCTATCCTGCCGGTCGATGAGTGCGCTGGAGGAATTGGCGGGGACATGGAAGACGTTTGCTGACAGTGAATATTTTTCCGGCGTTGCCCTTCAGGACTGCTGCCGAATGCTGTTAACAACGAGAGAACATTTTTCTTATCGCTTCGGTTCGGTCATCAGCAGCAAAGAAGAGTTGAAAAAGTCTTTAGCAGCCTTTGTAAATGAGCAGCAGAAGAATGCCGATTCCAGACCGCGAATGTTAAACATTGGTGAACTGGATAGGAAGAACTACAGTAATTTCAAATCGTGGCTTGAAGAGAACCGGCTGTTCAAGTCCATTTTAAGCGATATCAATCATAGGAAAAATGGGAATGGACCTTTGCGCGGACTACGGAACATCTTATTTCAGCATTCATGGGATAAGAATAGCGAGCTGCAAGCTTTTATTATCAACTATTGCTGCGCAGCCGCATTGCTAGAGCTGGGATTCACACCGGACGTGGTAACAGGAATGGGTTCCGGGCTATGGGTAGCGCTGGTAATCAGCGGTGCCATTACTTTAGACCATGCGCTGCAAGCGCTAAGTGACAGCACGCAAAGCAGGGTGCCGAGCTTTCAAACACCACGGATTCCTTTTTATGATCACAGTACGGAGACGATTATTCATCAGTTTACTGATGAAGCAGCGGGCGGGGGCTTTAATCAGGAATGGATACGGCAGGCTGTCCGCCAAGAATTCCGCAGCTTCGATCACCAGGACATGAAGGTTTTCAGTTGGGGCAGCTCAAGCAGTAAAGAACAAGCCGCTTACGAGCCTGTCTATGAATTCAAACGCCTCTTGCTGGATTTATGGATGGACAAGGTTGATATCCATTGGAAGCTCCTTTATCCGCAGGATACGTTTCATAACGTCCCGCAGCTTCCAGGTTACCCTTTTGAGCAGAAGACTCACCGGAATGAAACGAACACGGCGCCAAGGACCAAGACTCCAGTACAACCGGTACATCATCAAGAGCAAGATCAAGAACGGCCCCTTGAGCAACTGGCCTCCGTATTAGCCATGCAGCAGAGGCTGGTTGAAATGTTCAGCAGGATTGCCGGAATTGAAGTGTCTTCTGCCGGGACAGATATGGATATCCGGGCCTATGGAGCCGATTCCGAAATGTTAGGTGAATTTGCCCGTGAGATTAGCCAGGCTGTCCATGTTGACATCAAAAGTTCGCTATTGTTCGAATATCCGGTGCTTTCCTCACTGGCTCAATATTTGGTCAAGAACAGACCCGCGGCAGAGCCGTCCATCCAAGCTGACGAGCCAAAGGCATATGAAAAGAAAGCGGCTGTTGCAGCCCGGGACGTAGCGATCATTGGCATGAGCTGCCGCTTCCCGGCATCAGGCAGCGCCGAAGAGTTCTGGGAGCATCTGATTCATAATGATGATTTAATTACACCGGTCCCGCAGAGCCGCTGGGATTGGACTGCCTATGAGGGAGATCCGCAGGGAGATGAGAATAAGACCAACTCCAGATGGGGCGGGTTTTTGGATGATATCCAAAGGTTCGATGCGGAGTTTTTTCATATTTCCAGAAGAGAAGCGGAGCTCATGGACCCGCAGCAGAGGGTAACGCTTGAGGAAGCCTGGCATGCGATTGAGGATGCGGGCTATAAAGCTTCCGAGCTGTCAGGCAGACAAATAGGCGTGTACATTGCTGTTTTTAATAACGATTATAATGATTTGCTCGGCTCCGGAACGGATACCAGGTGGGATGGATATTCTTCAACCGGGACCTATTTCTCGATGATTCCTAACCGGATTTCATACCTCTTGAATTTGCATGGACCTAGCGTAGCCATAGAGACAGCCTGTTCGGGCTCGTTGGTGGCGATACACCAAGCAGCCTCGGCTATTATTAACGGTGATTGCGAGCAGGCGCTTGCAGGAGGGGTTAATTTGTTCTGTACGCCAAGGCGGCATTTATCCTTCGGCAACGCAGGAATGCTTGCCAGTGACGGAAAGTGCAAGGCCTTCGATGCGGGGGCTGACGGGTACGTCAGAGGCGAAGGAGCAGGCGTGCTGCTCATGAAGTCACTGGAACAGGCCATTCAGGATGGGGATCACATCTATGGAGTTGTCAAAGGAAGTGCGGTGAACCATGGCGGCTATGCTGTCTCGCTGACAGCTCCGAACCCTCAGGCCCAGAGCAATCTGCTGATTCAGGCGTATGAAAGAGCAAAGATTGACCCGGCACAAGTCACTTACATTGAAGCGCATGGAACCGGGACCAGTCTTGGTGATCCGATCGAGCTTAATGCCTTGAAAAAAGCGTTCGCGCAGCTGCGGCATGCAGGTGATGGTTCGGCTGTTGACGCGCCAATTCAACCCTACTGTGCGGTAGGGACCGTCAAGACCAATATCGGCCATTTGGAATCGGGAGCCGGCATTGCCGGGGTGATCAAAGTATTGCTGTCCATGAAGCACGGTATATTGCCGGGCAATCTGCACTTTAACCGGCTTAATCCGCAAATTGAACTGCAAGATTCCCCTTTTTATATTTTGGACCGGAATAAAGAATGGTTGCGCTTGAAGGATGAAGATCAACGTGAATTGCCCCGGTGCGCGGGCGTAAGCTCCTTTGGCTTCGGTGGTGTAAATGCCCATATCGTACTCCAAGAGTACCTTATGCAAGAGGATGTAGCCGTGCATCCGCCTGGGGAGAAGCTCTTCTGTCCGCTTTCCGCCACAACGGCTGCGCGATTAACAGCTTATGCCATCAGCCTGCATCAGTTTTTGCTGAAGAATCCCGATCTCCCGCTGCGGAATATTGCGTATACCTTACAGACCGGCAGAGAGGATATGGAAGAGCGGATTGGCTTCTTGGCAGACTCAACGGAAGGCTTGAAGGATGCTTTACACGGGTACATTCATGGGGACGCTCCGATTAATGGTATGTATGCGGGAAGCGCTGGGAATACGGGCACCTTCGCGGGACGGAAGCTTATAACTGGGCAATCTCCGGTAAATCCGCAAGATAAGAAGCTTGAGGATGTCATACAGCAATGGGTAAACGGAGCCGGAGTGGATTGGCAAAGGTTATATAACGGCAACAAACCTGCTAAAGTCAGCCTTCCCGGCTATCCGTTCGGCGGAGAAGCCTATTGGCTGCCGGAGGAGCATAGTGACGCTGTTCAGACGTTGTCCCAATCCTACGCTTCCGTGGCCACAACCGGGGAAACCAGGCAGACGAACGACCAGGCATGGCTGAAGCATCTATTGCAGCAATTGAAGAATGGCGAAATTAGTGCGAATGACGTGAAGCGGAGGGTGGAAGAGAATTATGGGGAAAGTGAATATGAATCTTGA